A part of Arthrobacter dokdonellae genomic DNA contains:
- the purU gene encoding formyltetrahydrofolate deformylase, with protein MGALDTATETAAETARPATAQYVLTLDCPDSPGIVHRLSGVLLDHGADIIDNRQFSDRQHLRAVPGTPEPDGHFFMRLHFAAPAGEETLTSLRSALEPLAARHGMRWELRPHGAKRRVLIMVSKFEHCLNDLLFRTRTGELPVDVVAVVSNHPDHQRLAEWHGIPFHHVPVTAGTKPAAEARLLELVDELDVELVVLARYMQVLSDGLTRKLEGRAINIHHSFLPSFKGAKPYHQAYARGVKTVGATAHYVNSELDEGPIISQQVIDVDHSYGPDDLVAAGRDTECKALSNAVRWHCEGRVIVQGNRTIVLR; from the coding sequence CGCCGAAACGGCACGGCCGGCCACGGCCCAGTACGTCCTGACCCTGGACTGCCCGGACAGCCCCGGGATTGTCCACCGGCTCTCCGGCGTCCTGCTTGACCACGGCGCGGACATCATCGACAACCGCCAGTTCAGCGACCGCCAGCACCTGCGCGCTGTCCCCGGGACGCCGGAGCCTGACGGCCACTTCTTCATGCGGCTGCACTTTGCCGCGCCCGCCGGGGAGGAAACCCTGACGTCGCTGCGGTCGGCGCTGGAACCGCTGGCGGCCCGGCACGGCATGCGCTGGGAGCTGCGCCCGCACGGCGCCAAACGGCGCGTGCTGATCATGGTCTCCAAGTTTGAGCACTGCCTCAACGACCTGCTGTTCAGGACGCGCACCGGGGAACTGCCGGTGGACGTCGTCGCCGTCGTCTCCAACCACCCCGACCACCAGCGGCTGGCGGAATGGCACGGCATCCCGTTCCACCACGTGCCGGTCACCGCCGGTACAAAGCCGGCGGCGGAAGCCAGGCTGCTGGAACTGGTGGACGAACTGGACGTGGAACTGGTGGTGCTGGCCCGGTACATGCAGGTGCTCAGCGACGGGCTCACCCGCAAGCTGGAGGGTCGGGCCATCAACATCCACCACTCGTTCCTGCCGTCGTTCAAGGGCGCCAAGCCGTACCACCAGGCGTACGCCCGCGGCGTGAAGACGGTGGGTGCCACGGCGCACTACGTGAACAGCGAGCTTGACGAGGGACCCATCATCTCCCAGCAGGTGATCGACGTGGACCACTCGTACGGGCCCGACGACCTGGTCGCGGCCGGGCGGGACACCGAGTGCAAGGCGCTCAGCAATGCCGTCCGCTGGCACTGCGAGGGCCGGGTCATCGTGCAGGGGAACCGGACCATCGTGTTGCGCTGA
- a CDS encoding VIT1/CCC1 transporter family protein produces the protein MPERIPTPAEIKRWRQYLADERAEATVYRDLARRRDGEEKAILMALAEAEGRHEQHWLNLLGEHAGIRTRASLRNRLLGLLARRFGSVFVLALAQRSESRSPYATDTDATRAMAADEAIHEEVVRGLATRGRNRLAGSFRAAVFGANDGLVSNLSLVMGMAATGVGSHVVLFSGVAGLLAGALSMGAGEFVSVRSQRELLGASQPTRVTLSAAPSLDLNDNELVLVYLARGMSREAAEHRAAERMGQFTCDCDPSLSLTPDNFERPDEHETLGTAWGAASSSFCFFASGAIVPIIPFLFGMSGLGALVLACVLVGLVLMVTGGVVGLLSGASPLWRGLRQLAIGMGAAAATYLLGLTFGAVIG, from the coding sequence GTGCCAGAACGCATTCCCACGCCGGCCGAGATCAAGCGCTGGCGGCAGTACCTGGCCGATGAGCGGGCCGAGGCAACCGTGTATCGCGACCTTGCCAGACGCCGCGACGGCGAGGAAAAGGCGATCCTGATGGCCTTGGCCGAGGCCGAGGGCCGCCACGAACAGCACTGGCTGAACCTGTTGGGCGAGCATGCCGGCATCCGAACGCGTGCGTCCCTGCGCAACCGCCTGCTCGGGCTGCTGGCCCGCAGGTTTGGCTCCGTCTTTGTTCTCGCACTTGCCCAGCGCTCGGAATCCCGCTCCCCCTACGCCACCGACACTGACGCGACCCGCGCCATGGCGGCCGACGAGGCCATCCACGAGGAAGTGGTCCGCGGCCTGGCCACGCGCGGGCGCAACCGCCTCGCCGGGTCCTTCCGGGCCGCCGTGTTCGGCGCGAATGACGGCCTGGTCAGCAACCTCTCGCTCGTCATGGGCATGGCGGCCACGGGAGTGGGCAGCCATGTGGTGTTGTTCAGCGGCGTCGCCGGCCTGCTGGCCGGCGCCCTGTCCATGGGTGCCGGTGAATTTGTCTCCGTCCGCTCGCAGCGCGAGCTGCTCGGCGCGTCGCAGCCGACCCGGGTGACGCTCTCGGCTGCGCCCTCCCTGGACCTGAACGACAACGAGCTCGTGCTCGTCTACCTGGCCCGGGGCATGTCCCGCGAAGCTGCCGAGCACCGCGCCGCCGAACGCATGGGCCAGTTCACCTGCGATTGCGATCCCAGCCTGTCCCTGACGCCCGACAACTTTGAGCGTCCGGACGAACACGAGACGCTGGGCACCGCATGGGGCGCAGCAAGCTCGAGCTTCTGCTTCTTTGCCTCCGGCGCCATCGTGCCCATCATCCCTTTTCTCTTCGGCATGAGCGGGCTCGGGGCGCTGGTCCTCGCCTGCGTCTTGGTGGGTCTGGTGCTGATGGTGACGGGCGGCGTCGTCGGACTTCTCTCCGGCGCGTCGCCGCTGTGGCGGGGGCTGCGGCAGCTGGCGATCGGCATGGGTGCCGCGGCGGCCACCTACCTGCTGGGCCTCACGTTCGGGGCCGTCATCGGCTAG